The Pseudomonas fulva 12-X sequence GCCGCCTTTATATGCCCTGCGCGCCTTCGAGGCCGCGGCGCGGCATCTGTCCTTTACCCGCGCTGCCGATGAGCTGGCGATCACCCAGAGTGCGGTCAGTCGGCACATTCGTACTCTGGAAGAGCACTTCGCCTGCCGGCTGTTCGAGCGCCGTGGCCGCGCACTGCACCTGACCGAGCCGGCGAGTCTGTTGCTGCCAGGCGTGCGCGAGGGCTTCGAGTCCATGGAGCGGGCCTGCGCGCACTTGCGCGTGGAGGACGGCACCATGCGCCTCAAGGCGCCCTCGACCCTGACCATGCGCTGGCTGCTGGCGCGCCTGTCGCTGTTTCGCGCCCGCCATGACGACCTCGAGGTGCAGCTTACCAGCGCCTGGATGGATCTGGACCGGGTGGACTTTCTCCATGAGCCGTTCGATTGCGCGGTGTTGCTCGGCGCCGGCACCTTCAGCAACGAATGGCGCAGCGTACGCCTGTTCGAAGAATGGCTGATCCCGGTCTGTGCGCCTGGCGCGCTGGATGAACAGCCTTGGGATGTGGGGCGCCTGCAACAGGCCGAACTGGTGCACCCGACGCCCGATCGCCGTGACTGGCGGCGCTGGCTGCAGGCCATGAACCTGGCCGACCAGATTTCGCTCAAGGGCGGCCAGGTGTTCGACACCCTGGAGCTGGGCATTGTCGCCGCCGCTCGGGGCTACGGTGTGTCGATCGGCGATCTGGCTATGGTCGCCGAGGACGTGCTGCTGAGCCGCCTGGCGCTGCCCTGGCCGACCGCCGTGTCCAGCGGCGAAAGCTATTACCTGGTGTGGCCCAAGGCCCGTCGCGGCCAGGAGCGCTTCGAGCGGTTGGCCGAGTTCCTGCTTGCGGAAGTCGCGGCCATGCAATTGCCCGAGGTCGAGCTGCTTCGCTAAGAAACCGCTGAAAACTTTCATCCACAGGACGTTTTCATTACACCACGTAAAAAATGTGGTGATTGCGTCATGATGGCCATTGACGCACTAAAACTCTCAAGTATTCTCCGCGCTCGCCGAATAACAGGCTGATCATTATTTATTCAATTTCTCCATACAGGGACGATGGAGCTCGGAGATTTTCATGAACCAACCTCGTTCCCGTATCGCCTGGCAGTTGGCGACG is a genomic window containing:
- a CDS encoding LysR substrate-binding domain-containing protein codes for the protein MSRHLPPLYALRAFEAAARHLSFTRAADELAITQSAVSRHIRTLEEHFACRLFERRGRALHLTEPASLLLPGVREGFESMERACAHLRVEDGTMRLKAPSTLTMRWLLARLSLFRARHDDLEVQLTSAWMDLDRVDFLHEPFDCAVLLGAGTFSNEWRSVRLFEEWLIPVCAPGALDEQPWDVGRLQQAELVHPTPDRRDWRRWLQAMNLADQISLKGGQVFDTLELGIVAAARGYGVSIGDLAMVAEDVLLSRLALPWPTAVSSGESYYLVWPKARRGQERFERLAEFLLAEVAAMQLPEVELLR